The following proteins come from a genomic window of Sorghum bicolor cultivar BTx623 chromosome 3, Sorghum_bicolor_NCBIv3, whole genome shotgun sequence:
- the LOC8069777 gene encoding phospholipase A1-II 5, translated as MDSKPLVSQALTTHTQLILFSSHSHHAHTARMDASQGVLLSSSLVGGAKGSASWPELLGSAHWEGLLDPLDLTLRRLILLCGDLCQVTYDSFNSDPHSKYSGSCRYSRSTLFARTLFPAAADISPAAYLYATSQSSFPGGIMVFSLSREAWSKESNWIGYVSVSTDAAAAATGQRVIYVAWRGTIRTLEWVDVLKPELVSPDAILPEGDPSRGQARVMEGWYLIYTSSDERSPFSRYSAREQLLAAVRELVARYKDKDESLSIVCTGHSLGASLATLCAFDIAVNGVSRVGGADIPVTAIVFGSPQIGNPEFKKRFEELPNLRALHVRNTPDLIPLYPSGLLGYANAGDVLAVDSKKSPYVKDDSTNLGDYHNLQGILHTVAGWNGKDGEFKLQVQRSVALVNKSSAFLKDDNLVPESWWVERNKGMVIGETGLWELEPPAEENLPVPPVVTGNGKVIGDDDAAATTTTTTATAASMETKTPAKDKKGPGTKLFSACFRVRGVN; from the coding sequence ATGGATTCCAAGCCCCTTGTATCACAAGCTCTGACCACTCATACACAGCTGATCCTCTTCTCATCGCACTCGCACCACGCGCACACTGCACGCATGGACGCGAGCCAGGGCGTCCTCCTGTCCAGCTCCCTGGTCGGCGGCGCCAAGGGCTCCGCGTCATGGCCGGAGCTGCTCGGCTCCGCGCACTGGGAGGGCCTCCTGGACCCTCTCGACCTCACGCTCCGCCGCCTCATCCTGCTCTGCGGCGACCTCTGCCAGGTCACCTACGACTCCTTCAACTCCGACCCCCACTCCAAGTACTCCGGCAGCTGCCGCTACTCCAGGTCCACGCTCTTCGCTCGCACGCTGTTCCCGGCCGCCGCCGACATCTCCCCGGCCGCGTACCTCTACGCGACCTCCCAGTCGTCGTTCCCGGGCGGCATCATGGTGTTCTCGCTCTCCCGCGAGGCGTGGAGCAAGGAGTCCAACTGGATCGGCTACGTCTCCGTGTCCACggacgccgccgcggccgccacGGGCCAGCGCGTCATCTACGTGGCGTGGCGCGGCACCATCCGGACGCTGGAGTGGGTCGACGTGCTCAAGCCGGAGCTCGTCTCCCCCGACGCCATCCTGCCGGAGGGGGACCCGTCCCGGGGCCAGGCTCGCGTGATGGAGGGGTGGTACCTCATCTACACCTCCAGCGACGAGCGGTCGCCCTTCTCCAGGTACAGCGCGCGGGAGCAGCTGCTCGCCGCGGTGCGCGAGCTGGTGGCCCGGTACAAGGACAAGGACGAGAGCCTCAGCATCGTGTGCACGGGCCACAGCCTCGGCGCGTCGCTGGCCACGCTCTGCGCGTTCGACATCGCGGTGAACGGCGTGTCCAGGGTGGGCGGCGCCGACATCCCCGTCACGGCCATCGTGTTCGGGAGCCCGCAGATCGGGAACCCGGAGTTCAAGAAGAGGTTCGAGGAGCTGCCCAACCTGCGGGCGCTGCACGTCAGGAACACGCCCGACCTGATCCCGCTGTACCCGAGCGGCCTCCTGGGCTACGCCAACGCCGGCGACGTCCTGGCCGTGGACTCCAAGAAGTCGCCGTACGTGAAAGACGACTCCACCAACCTCGGGGACTACCACAACCTGCAGGGCATCCTGCACACGGTGGCGGGCTGGAACGGCAAGGACGGCGAGTTCAAGCTGCAGGTGCAGCGCAGCGTGGCGCTGGTGAACAAGTCGTCCGCCTTCCTCAAGGACGACAACCTCGTGCCGGAGTCATGGTGGGTGGAGCGGAACAAGGGGATGGTCATCGGAGAAACCGGGCTGTGGGAGCTCGAGCCTCCTGCCGAGGAGAACCTTCCCGTACCGCCAGTCGTGACCGGGAACGGGAAGGTCATCGGTGACGATGACGCTGCTGCCACCACTACCACTACCACTGCTACGGCGGCTAGTATGGAGACAAAGACACCGGCGAAGGATAAGAAGGGGCCTGGGACCAAGCTTTTCTCAGCATGCTTTAGAGTTAGAGGGGTCAATTAA